The genomic window GCGGCATGGACATCGGCACCGCCAAGCTGACGCTCGCCGAGCGCGACGGCGTCCCGCACCACCTGCTCGACCTCTGGCCGGTCACCGAGACCGCGTCGGTCGTGGAGTACCGGCGCCTGGCTCGCGCGCTGATCGACGACCTCCGCGCCGCCGGACGGGTGCCGATCCTGGTCGGCGGCTCCGGCCTCTACGTGGACGCGGTGCTCGACCGGTTCGAGTTCCCCGGCACGGATCCGGACGTCCGGGCCGCGCTGGAGGCCGAGCTGGCCGCGGACGGCCCGGAGCCGCTGTACGCGCGGCTGGCCGCGGCCGACCCAGCGGCCGCGGCCGCGATCCTGCCCAGCAACGGCCGCCGGATCGTCCGCGCGCTCGAGGTGATCTCGCTGACCGGCTCGTTCACCGCCGAGCTGCCCCGGGACCCGGAGCCGTTCTACCCGGCGGTCCGGATCGGCCTCGACCGCCCGGTCGAGCAGCTGGACGCCCGGGTCGAGCTGCGGGTCGACGTGATGTGGGCGGCCGGGCTGGTCGACGAGGTGCGCGCGCTGGAGGCCGAGGGGCTGCGCGAGGGCCGGACGGCGTCCCGGGCGCTCGGCTACGCCCAGGTGCTCCGGATGTTGGCCGGCGAGCTGGATGAAAGCGGAGCAATCACGGCGACTCAGGCCGCCACCCGGCGATTCGTGCGTCGCCAGCGCTCCTGGTTCGGACGTGATGCCCGGGTACGGTGGTTGGACGCAAGCGACGAAACACGGCTAACGGACGAAGCGCTCGCCGTGCTGCAACAGGAGTCACCTTCACTCACTCCAGAACCGCGGGACAGCCCTCGTAGGATCTAGAGGTGTGAGCGACTACCCATCCCGATCCGGGCGGACCCATTCCGGGCCCGTGCCGTTCGCCAAGGGCCACGGCACCGAGAACGACTTCGTCATCGTGCCGGATCCCGATGGCGTCCTCGACATCTCGCCCCAGCTGGTGCGCGCGCTGTGCGACCGCCGGGCCGGGATCGGGGCCGACGGGCTGCTGCGCGTCGTCCGGACGAACCGGATCCCCGAGGGGCTCGGTCTCGACGGCGAGTGGTTCATGGACTACCGCAACGGCGACGGATCGATCGCCGAGATGTGCGGCAACGGCAGCCGGGTGTTCGCCCGGTACCTGGTCGAGTCCGGGCTCGCGCGGCCCGGGACGATGCGGATCGCGACCCGGGCCGGCACCAAGCTCGTCGTGGTGCCGGACGAGCGGAGCGACATCACGGTCGACATGGGGCCCGCGGTGTTCGGCACCGAGGCCGTCGTGCAGGTCGGCGGTCGCCCGTTCGCCGGGATCGCGGTCTCGATGGGCAACCCGCACCTGGTCTGCGGCACGGCGCTGCCGGTCGGGGACATCGACCTGTCGTCCGCTCCCGAGTTCGACCCCGGGCTGTTCCCGACCGGCGTGAACGTCGAGGTCGTGAACGTGCTGGCCGGTGACCCGCGGACGACGCCGGGGGTGCCGGCGCCGGAGGGGTACGACCTGCACGTGCGGATGCGGGTGTACGAGCGGGGGTCGGGCGAGACGCGGTCGTGCGGCACCGGCGCCTGCGCGGTCGCCGCGGTCGCGCTGCGGTCGGCGGGCAAGTCGACCGGGCGGGTCGCGGTCGACGTCCCGGGCGGCCGGGTCTCGGTCACCGTGACCACCGCGACGACGCTGCTCGAGGGTCCGGCCGTGCTGGTCGGGGCCGGGCGGCTCGCGCCCGAGTGGGTCGCCGAGATCACCGGTGGCGGTATACCGGCGACGCCGCCGAGCATGGTCGTCCAGGCCGAGCAGGGCGTTCCGCTCGACGACGAGGCCCCCACCGGCCCGGGCCGCCACGGCGCCACCACCCCGCGCTACGCCCCGGCCGACCCCGCCGACTGGCCCACGCCCGCCCCACCCCGCCCCACCCCGGTCTCTCCCGCAACCGCCCCCCGCCCGGCCCCCGCGCCCCCGGCCGCCGGCCCGCGTCCGGCTTCCGCGCCTCCGGCCGCTGGTCCGCGTGCGACGCCGGCCCCTTCCGCCGCGCCGCGTCCGGCTTCCGCGCCCCCGGCCGCGGGGCCCCGCCCGGCGCCGGCCCCTTCCGCCGCGCCGCGTCCGGCCGCTGCGGCGGCGGCGGAGCGGACCGCTGCGGAGGAATGGCTCGAGTCCGCGCGGCCGGGCGCCAACGAACGGCTGATCTCGATGCCTCCGCCTCCGGCCGCCCCGGACGAACGCCCGGCCCCGCCCCCGGCCGACCGGGCCGCGCACCTGCGCGCGGTCGCCGACGAGGCCGCGCACCGGGCCCAGCAGTCCGCGACGGTCGGACCGCGCGCGTGAGCCTCGACGAAAGCCGCCTCCAGGAACTAGCCACCCTCGCGGCCGGGGTCCTCGACGAGGTCACCCCGTTCTTCATCAGC from Cryptosporangium phraense includes these protein-coding regions:
- the miaA gene encoding tRNA (adenosine(37)-N6)-dimethylallyltransferase MiaA, with the protein product MTPPGSGPAASGRVAEPGRPSGADGPPVVAVVGPTATGKSGLGVALAHALGGEVINADSMQLYRGMDIGTAKLTLAERDGVPHHLLDLWPVTETASVVEYRRLARALIDDLRAAGRVPILVGGSGLYVDAVLDRFEFPGTDPDVRAALEAELAADGPEPLYARLAAADPAAAAAILPSNGRRIVRALEVISLTGSFTAELPRDPEPFYPAVRIGLDRPVEQLDARVELRVDVMWAAGLVDEVRALEAEGLREGRTASRALGYAQVLRMLAGELDESGAITATQAATRRFVRRQRSWFGRDARVRWLDASDETRLTDEALAVLQQESPSLTPEPRDSPRRI